Sequence from the Miscanthus floridulus cultivar M001 chromosome 16, ASM1932011v1, whole genome shotgun sequence genome:
cccgccctctgggtccctcggtccaagcctcacgtccgtccttcaccactcccggtctgtcggcacggcacgtcctccttgaccttcacctcgccatcgaccaccgcatccgagctccacacctgcacaacacaagccaaaagacatgtcgcacacatagctttcgccatggtaaggttagtcaccactcaacccacctcgtgaatcacattgacaatcactcatcacaaaacgaacacacaagggtacttgtcaaccttgtgttcgcatctttttaattagtttaaaaaatgtgttaaaaataaaaaaattcgcaGCTAGCAATCCAGCTCGCCATCATCAGGATCAGGATCAACCGATTTGATTTGCgcctctctctctcgcgcgcgcgcGCTCTTGAATCTGAAATTTTCTCCCGCTTGGTCTACCCTCTACCGTAGGCAGGATCGGGATCCCGATCCACGCGGCGAACAAGTCAAGTAGTCAACCACGCCGGCCAGACCACGTCTGCGCTAGCGTGTAACGCATCGCGGCCGTCCATTCCCCGCACCCCAGCACCCGACCGCAAGGATCTTCGAACGGCACGAGCGAGGCAGCGGCCGTCGCCGGCCACTCACCGCGCGCCACGTACGCCACCAAGGGGCATAGCGGTAAAATCCCAACCCAGAGTACCGTGACGCACGAGCtgttttctatatataaaaaaaaaatcgGACAAACGTGTGGCGTCGGCAGCCGGGCAGGTAGCGAAGGTTCTTGCCGTCGCCATGGAGCTCACCGGAGCCGCGCTCCGGCTATCCGTTCTGCCGTCAGAGTCCCCGGTGGCCGCGAGGGTGGGGAGGAGGAGGCGATCGACCAGGGTGGCCTGCGTCGGGGGCGCGGGGTTCGCGGAGGAGGGCCACCTCAGGTACTACGAGGCGGCCCCGCGGAGGAaggcggtggaggtggtggcgaGGGACCTGGGCAAGCTCCGGGCCATGGGGCTCGTCGCGGGGGACGCGGCCAAGGAGAAGGTCATCTCGGTGAGCCCTCTGTTGCCCCCCCCCTCTTCCTCGCCTTTTGCTCTTGTATGTAGTCATGTTTCTGTTCCGATTTGGGAAATGGACGACGAATCTGAGTAATTAATTGGTTCCTGTTGAAGAACTCGGTTCGGCTTTGAGGATAATCATGATGATGAGTTGATGACATATGTAATATGGTCGATTTGGTACCCAGATGGTAAACATCGCTACGTTTTATTACCAACTAATTTCAGTTCCTGCTGGTTCCCAACGGTTTTTGAAAGAAATTATTACCAGTGCAGACTGAACATGTGCGTTATTAAGTGTTGGTAATTGGTTTACTTGATAGTTTTGTATTGTCTATGTGTGTTGATTGAAGCTCTCAAGTCGAGTTCGCATTTCTTTGCACCTGTGAACGCAGGAAGCCACAGATCTGCTGCTGCAGGAGCTGAGCCAGATGAAGGATGAGGAATACAAGATAAAGAAGGtagacaaagaagagaaggctgcTATGAAAGCACTGAAGAAGCAGGAGAAGGGCGCCAAGAAGACTGCCATCACGATGATGAAGTGTGAAGAAGATGAGTCCTCTTCTGAGTCAAGCGAGAGCGATTGTGAGGATGAGGCAAACATGAATGTTGATCAGGGCATGATGATCTCAACAGCAGTTCCTGAAGTTGTTGCATCAAGCATCGCAGCTGTCTCCGCGATGGAGTGTGATAAGGCTGCAATGAAGGCCATGAAGAAGATGGAGAAGGAACAAATGAAGGCTACGAAGAAGATGGAGAAGGAACAGAAGAAGGCCGCGAAGAAGGCCATGAAGATGGAGAAGGAAGCAAAGAAGATGGCAATGGCTGCACTGAATGGCTGCAGGGACGAAGACGATTCCTCTTGCTCATCAGAGTCGAGCGAAAGTGAATGCGAGGGGCAAGTTGTCAGGATGAGCCGCTGCGCTACAATCACCGCACCAGAAATGCCATCTCCAAGCACAGGTCTCCCCATCATAGTTCCTCAAATTCCAGCACCTTTGTCCCCGGAACCATCTCAACCTTCAGAGCTAGCAACCGCGGTGCAAGCCACCAGGGTCAGCAGCGTTGCAGTAGCTGAGACATCCACAACTAGCAGAATTGAGGTCTGCATGGGCGGCAAATGCAAGAAGTCAGGCGCGCTTGCTCTTCTGCAGGAGTTCGAGAAGGCTGTGGGTACTGAAGGTGCGGTCGTTGGCTGCAAGTGTCTGGGGAAGTGTGGCCTTGGTCCCAACGTGCGGCTGAGGAGCGACGTCTCTGCAGAAGGTTCCGCAAAGGGGAGCCCACTCTGCATTGGTGTAGGTTTTGAAGATGTTGGCACCATAGTGGCAGGTCTCTTCGGAGATGCTGGTCTAGGCATGACACCCACCTAGACCTGGTTGTACTACCTAGACCTAATCGCACTTCAAGAGAAGCTTGTATTCACAGATGTTGCACTGAACAAATGTATAGTGCAGATGACAGCTACAGCCTTGCTAGGCTGCTAGTGCTAAGTTTATGTACTATATGTCTATATAGAACATGTATGGTAATCAATGTTTCTTATCTGTATATATTGGACTGTGATTGTTTTCATGGTTTTCAGATTTGAGCATCTGGGACTACATAGGGATGTATAGGGATGGTTAATGTTCTCCACTGTCTGCACGAAAGGAATAACTGGAACTAGACAACTAGTGTCCTGCAGGTGCAGTGTTTGTGTTTGAGGTTATCGGATTCATACAAGTTTTCAATGATAAGCTCTTTCCCATCTTCATCACTTAATTTTATCTTCTGCCCCAGCTAAGAAAAGTTAGCCGTTGCTACCTGATTTCATTTTATTGACTCTGGACTGTTTGTCATGTGTTGTTTTTTCTCCATTTGTATTATATGGCCAGATCTGTTGTTGACCTGTCTACTAGTACTGCTTGTCGCTTTGGACAAGCTATGCTCAAACTTTTGAAACTTAGTATCAACAACATTTGAAATATTTAGTTCCGAGACTTGAGAAGTGTGTCGATTGTTTTAAAATTATTTTTGTGACCTTATGTATGTCTTGGATCATTTAAATATACTCTAGTAAAATATAGTGGTCAATGTTACATAGGGTATCTGTCTTCTTGTTATTCTTCAAATGAAACAGCAGATATGTGTCAATAACAGGACACAATGATGCATCACTACCAATTGTTTCTCTAATTATTAATTATTAATAGGTAGGCATGTTTCGTTGTCTGCTAAATTCAATGGTTTTTTGATGTTTCCATAGCGTGCGTGCGTGAATTGATTCAGATCTGCATATGTAAATTCAACTTCGAAAGTCTTTGAAATGCTTTCTCAGCCCCCATGCAATTTGGTGGTTGCCGCGGTCACATTTTGGTTACTGGCCTGTGTGACTGTGTGTTTGCAGATTGAGATGAACTATCTCATTCTCATTGGAGAGAGCTTCCAGAGTTGGCAAAACTGAAGTGGCATGCCTCCTGGAGGGCTAAAGACATCGTTTCTAACGTTTATTGATGAAGACTGGAGAGGTCTTAGGGCATTCGTAACATGTATGGCCAGCCACAACCTTAAGCTGAGACCCACCTCAGATAAGGTCTCTCATTCTTAAGTTCCAGGTCTATGCCTGTGCGTTGCAACGGCCGCCTAAAATTTTTcaatgcaacaaaaaaaaaagtatggaaaaACTTTGTTTTTGAGATCATCAGATACCACCTTTTCATCTGAGCAACATGCTGTTTTGAACCATGTTGGGATAAATAAAAACTGGTTGTACATAAGAGACAAGTTTTGAGGACAACTTATGCTTTGTTGGTAGGAACCCGAGAGGCTGCCAACAACAGAACGCCGGTAATGCCCAACACCATGAGTATCTCTTGAGTCCATTGGCAAAGAGAGAATTTCTAACATCTGGAGTGCACAGCCATCACGTAGAGGATGAATCTCACAGGTCTCTGCATTTCACATTTGGGAATCTTAGCCAGAACACTGAAATAGCCATCTGCAATTAGAAGGCCTGGAGAGTAGTACTGCAAATTATTGACAAACGATCAGCACCATCAAAATTTAACAACTTTTTTTCTCGAGCGACGCAGGAGAGCcgcgtgtcatttcattaagatagAAGAAAGACAAGGGAGAGGGCATATAACCTACTCTCAGAAAGAGACGAGTGAACTCCACTGGGAATTAGCTTGTGTGGTTTCTGAACATCAACACTGTGGCACCCAGATATAATGTTCAGGCCTCAACATTCAAATGTTGGTGATAAGCACTCTTCAACCATGTCAAGTAGGTTTGAGTTTTCCAATGCAGCAGCAACACGTTCTTTGTTGTTCAGTTTTTTATTCACTGCAACAAATAATTAAATTATACGCTGAGATATTCAGCCAAGCAATAGATATGGAAACTATTGCAGATTCTGTAGAACATATACCAGCAGCTTCAGTTGCATGTGATCCAGGGGCAACCCTTATGTCCACCTACAAAATGTTAAGATTCAGATGGCTGCctgaattttctctctctctctctctcacacacacacacacacagagctCACACACAGCAGATGAAGAAACAATTTCCCTaacatgttgatgataaaaaaagaaaaaagaatgatTCAAGATCTGTCTTCTTAGATTGTATTCCCACCAGTAAAAAATCATATATTTTCTTGAAATGTACAGCAGATATGTACATGAGCTACTAATTTTCTAACCATTTCAGTGACCAAGTTTTATGTGCAACAAAGGTATAATCCTTTTTATAATTCAATCTGACAGACAGACATTATCCCTAATGACAGCAGTATGCTGACATATCAAACCCTGATTGCTCTAGAAAAATAATATTGATAGTGTAAATCataagaagggcgggcctggtgcaagcggtagagtcttaccgcctgtgaccggaaggtgctgggttcgagtcgcagtctcctcccattgcacaggcgagggtaagacttgccactgacaccctttcccggaccccgcacagagcgggagctctctgcactgagtACGCCCTTTTAGTTTAAATCATAACATGAGTACTTTGTCTCAAGCTCTACAATGACAACAAACCTTGTAACGAGGAGGGAGACTTCGTACAAGTTGCACACGTATGCAGAGGCCAATAATAGTTGCCATACTGCAGTGCTCCACTGTTGGGGTGAAATTAACCCTGATGCAAAGCAAAATGAATCTCAGAAGCGAGCTTCAGTAACGATCCTGAATTGTACATCCAAACCAAGGCACCTAGACATATGAGAACTTACCTGACATAATTGCTTTCATCATTGAGTACAATTGAGTCTTGAGTTACCACATTCAGCTGTTCCAGTGAGTATGGATGCTCTGGATCCTTTATATCTCTAATGTGATGTAAAGAACATTAAGGGCCACAACCAAATGGCTAGGACACAGAACTCACAAATAAATGGGGGCAAAACAAGCTTCGCTGCATTTATATAAGCGAAATCATTAAGATATCAAATACTTCCAGCTGGTCTATGGGCTCTGCCGCATTTTGATATTTGGTCTCTGGTGCCTGTCGGACAATGCGCCTCTCTTTCTTCTCGTGGATTATAGGATTAGTATTAATCAACCCCATAGCCATTCCTATGAAATGCAATGCAGTAACCTTAGATGAGAAAGGCAAATTCCTGCACGTCAAAACAAATGAAAATGTGTTAGCAACAGTATCTGGTTTACACTTTACACTGCACATCCAAGTCATACCGTAAAATGTTTGCCAAAGAATATTTATTTTTGAGGGCTGCATTATGAACTCAACCATTTGTGTTAATTATTATGACCGATCTAACCGAGCAGTGTTACCTACGTTACAGTTACGGAGGCAAGGAATCAAAGGTCTATAGCATGGATAACCCAAGCGAATCAAATGAATCTGACACGAACCAACACAAGAGGCCCTCCCAGGCTCCCACCTCAGCTCACCCTTGTCGCCGTGGGGAAACGGAGTGGCGACTGCCGACAGGAGTATGTGCGTCGGGGCCTCGGGGTTCGCGGTCGGCCGCCCGTCAGAGCTGAGAGGAGTCGGAGCAAGACGTCGTCAGTCAGCGTCCGCTTCTCGTcttggcggcgcggcgcggcctcGCTCGTTGGCCGTTCGGAGGCCGGACGGGCGGAGTGGAGGCGCGATTAAAGGTACCCGCGACCCGAAACATGATGGATTTTTACTCTATTAGGACAGAGATATGGGTCAATTTTTATAACCATGAACTTCTTAATGGAAAAAAACTCATATCGTTCGGGTTTGGAGGTACGGATACGTTTCCATATCCATAAACCCATGGGTAAAATTTACCCGGCTCAAAGCTCCATGCTATATGTTTTGTATTTTGGCCAAAGTATCTTTTGTATTAGCCCAAGTATTATTA
This genomic interval carries:
- the LOC136512057 gene encoding diacylglycerol O-acyltransferase 3-like, producing MELTGAALRLSVLPSESPVAARVGRRRRSTRVACVGGAGFAEEGHLRYYEAAPRRKAVEVVARDLGKLRAMGLVAGDAAKEKVISEATDLLLQELSQMKDEEYKIKKVDKEEKAAMKALKKQEKGAKKTAITMMKCEEDESSSESSESDCEDEANMNVDQGMMISTAVPEVVASSIAAVSAMECDKAAMKAMKKMEKEQMKATKKMEKEQKKAAKKAMKMEKEAKKMAMAALNGCRDEDDSSCSSESSESECEGQVVRMSRCATITAPEMPSPSTGLPIIVPQIPAPLSPEPSQPSELATAVQATRVSSVAVAETSTTSRIEVCMGGKCKKSGALALLQEFEKAVGTEGAVVGCKCLGKCGLGPNVRLRSDVSAEGSAKGSPLCIGVGFEDVGTIVAGLFGDAGLGMTPT
- the LOC136510414 gene encoding protein AE7-like, with protein sequence MAMGLINTNPIIHEKKERRIVRQAPETKYQNAAEPIDQLEVFDHIRDIKDPEHPYSLEQLNVVTQDSIVLNDESNYVRVNFTPTVEHCSMATIIGLCIRVQLVRSLPPRYKVDIRVAPGSHATEAAVNKKLNNKERVAAALENSNLLDMVEECLSPTFEC